The following coding sequences lie in one Marinihelvus fidelis genomic window:
- the pcnB gene encoding polynucleotide adenylyltransferase PcnB: MSNPVIITPEQHGIDARQLCSSATEVVERLQEAGYEAYIVGGSVRDLLLGKAPKDFDVATDATPEEVKNVFPRARLIGRRFRLAHVRIRGSLVEVATFRGPSGHDDKHVTDEGRILRDNVWGSVEEDAVRRDFTLNALFMDPVSGDIQDYVGGYEDLVARRLKLIGDPETRYREDPVRLLRAARFVAKLGLNLDPATEAPVRAMAGTLEDIPPARLFEEVCKLFLTGHALRTMESLQRFELTRALFPVLERGEHLGQAAVVELTWQAMRNTDDRIANEQSVTPAFLVAALLWQPVRDRAEKYQANGASEYQALEQAADEVLQLQVQRTAVPRRFSSVTRQIWLNQARLRRTRGKRALSILRQPRFRAAYDFLELRAREDDSLAELVAFWSEAQKDPELQSQVQVEAPRKRRRRRGGRRRRKPSDGGGGD; the protein is encoded by the coding sequence ATCAGTAATCCCGTCATCATCACGCCAGAACAGCACGGAATCGATGCCCGCCAGCTCTGCAGCAGCGCCACGGAAGTGGTTGAGCGGCTGCAGGAGGCGGGTTACGAGGCCTATATCGTCGGCGGCAGTGTCCGCGACCTTCTGCTGGGCAAGGCGCCCAAGGACTTCGATGTCGCCACCGACGCGACACCCGAAGAGGTCAAGAACGTTTTTCCGCGTGCCCGCCTGATCGGGCGGCGGTTCCGGCTGGCGCACGTGCGCATTCGCGGCTCGCTGGTCGAGGTGGCCACGTTCCGTGGCCCCAGCGGCCACGACGACAAGCACGTCACCGACGAGGGCCGCATCCTGCGGGACAATGTCTGGGGCAGTGTCGAGGAAGACGCGGTGCGGCGCGATTTCACCCTTAACGCGCTGTTCATGGACCCCGTATCTGGCGACATCCAGGATTACGTGGGCGGCTATGAAGACCTGGTGGCGCGGCGGCTGAAACTGATCGGCGACCCGGAGACACGCTATCGCGAGGACCCGGTGCGGCTGCTGCGCGCGGCGCGTTTCGTCGCCAAGCTTGGGCTGAACCTGGATCCGGCCACCGAGGCGCCGGTGCGTGCCATGGCGGGTACGCTGGAGGACATTCCGCCGGCGCGCCTGTTCGAGGAGGTCTGCAAGCTGTTCCTGACCGGCCACGCGCTGCGGACCATGGAGTCGCTGCAGCGCTTTGAACTGACACGGGCGTTGTTCCCCGTACTTGAACGCGGTGAACACCTGGGCCAGGCCGCCGTCGTCGAGCTGACCTGGCAGGCCATGCGCAACACCGATGATCGCATCGCCAACGAGCAATCTGTCACGCCCGCGTTCCTGGTGGCCGCGTTGCTGTGGCAGCCGGTTCGCGATCGCGCGGAGAAGTACCAGGCCAACGGTGCGTCGGAGTACCAGGCGCTGGAGCAGGCCGCCGATGAGGTGCTGCAGCTGCAGGTGCAGCGCACGGCGGTGCCGCGACGCTTCAGTTCCGTGACCCGGCAGATCTGGCTGAACCAGGCGCGGCTGCGGCGGACCCGTGGCAAGCGCGCCCTGTCCATCCTGCGCCAGCCGCGTTTTCGCGCAGCCTACGATTTCCTCGAACTGCGGGCGCGCGAGGACGACAGCCTGGCGGAACTGGTGGCGTTCTGGAGCGAGGCGCAAAAAGATCCCGAGCTGCAATCGCAGGTCCAGGTGGAGGCGCCACGCAAGCGCCGTCGCCGGCGGGGTGGCCGGCGACGCCGGAAGCCGTCGGATGGTGGCGGCGGCGACTGA
- the folK gene encoding 2-amino-4-hydroxy-6-hydroxymethyldihydropteridine diphosphokinase has product MAAATESSPTQAAWVGLGSNQGDRRALLAQALERIGQLPAVELVRSSPVYETEPWGDTDQPAFLNAVAELAVSGTAEQLLESLQAIEADLGRVRGERRWGPRPIDLDILVFGDQAIDTPDLVVPHPRLPERAFVLVPLADIAPGLRVPGRGVVADLLAAIDTTTVSPAGVL; this is encoded by the coding sequence GTGGCGGCGGCGACTGAGTCATCGCCCACGCAGGCCGCGTGGGTTGGCCTGGGCAGTAACCAGGGTGACCGCAGGGCGCTGCTGGCCCAGGCGCTGGAACGGATCGGTCAGCTGCCCGCCGTCGAACTCGTCCGTAGTTCCCCCGTCTACGAAACCGAGCCCTGGGGCGATACCGACCAGCCCGCGTTCCTGAACGCGGTGGCGGAACTGGCGGTGAGTGGCACGGCGGAGCAGTTGCTGGAATCACTGCAGGCCATAGAGGCCGACCTGGGCCGGGTGCGCGGGGAGCGCCGCTGGGGGCCACGGCCGATTGACCTGGATATCCTCGTGTTCGGCGACCAGGCCATCGACACACCGGACCTGGTGGTGCCGCATCCGCGACTGCCCGAACGCGCGTTTGTGCTGGTGCCGCTGGCGGACATCGCGCCCGGGCTGCGGGTGCCGGGCAGGGGCGTCGTGGCCGATCTGCTCGCGGCGATTGATACGACGACCGTCAGCCCGGCAGGGGTGTTGTGA
- the pgi gene encoding glucose-6-phosphate isomerase produces MTSERHNGQELTAETRALLQKNHTRLVTEGLPALSTAEGRFDDFSRGLDGLLFDFSRVLLDAPTLDVLLDGAREIGLEAQRDALFAGDNVNSTEQRPALHMALRSPDVLAHVGGDEAARVTQAMKTMLVWADLLHEGELPGAPDKRVRHIIHVGIGGSLLGTQLVVEALDRGTSPLTVHFLGSVDAVLRERLMRQLDPAETMVVLVSKSFSTGDTLLHGRRLRDWLARHLGEEEGAGRLFAVTSQVERAGAFGIAPERLLYFSDWVGGRYSLWSPVSLSAAGVIGSHAFRELLAGAAAMDRHFQRAPLEDNLPVLYGLIGAWHRNICGHAAWGVMPYDQRLRLLPAWMQQLVMESNGKSVTRDGRPVPLKTAPVVFGETGTEAQHSVFQAMHQGADVVPLNFIGVIRPDHDDREAQNELLANLFAQLKALAEGRDAAATRAGIGDIDDDLLAQRTFAGNRPSELILLDRLDPKRLGMLLALYEHKVFVESVLWNINAFDQWGVELGKTLAPGIQSALAGKADAPAGVDAIIDYVASVRTHG; encoded by the coding sequence ATGACGTCTGAACGCCACAACGGTCAGGAACTGACCGCCGAAACTCGCGCTTTGTTGCAAAAAAACCACACCCGCCTCGTGACCGAAGGCCTGCCGGCGCTGTCCACGGCCGAGGGTCGTTTCGACGACTTCAGCCGCGGCCTGGACGGCCTGCTGTTCGATTTCAGCCGCGTGCTGCTGGATGCGCCAACCCTGGATGTCCTGCTCGACGGCGCGCGTGAGATCGGCCTGGAGGCCCAGCGCGATGCCCTGTTCGCCGGCGACAACGTCAATTCAACCGAGCAACGCCCCGCCTTGCACATGGCGCTACGCAGCCCGGATGTGCTGGCGCACGTGGGCGGCGACGAGGCCGCCCGGGTCACCCAGGCCATGAAAACGATGCTGGTATGGGCCGACCTGCTGCACGAGGGTGAATTGCCCGGTGCCCCGGACAAGCGAGTGCGGCACATCATCCATGTCGGCATCGGCGGTTCGCTGCTGGGTACGCAGCTGGTCGTGGAGGCCCTGGACCGGGGCACTTCGCCGCTGACCGTGCATTTCCTGGGTTCGGTGGACGCGGTGCTGCGCGAGCGGCTCATGCGCCAGCTCGACCCGGCTGAGACCATGGTCGTGCTGGTGTCCAAGAGTTTCAGCACCGGAGATACCCTGCTGCACGGCCGCCGCCTGCGTGACTGGCTCGCCCGTCACCTGGGCGAGGAAGAGGGCGCTGGCCGCCTGTTCGCCGTCACCAGCCAGGTCGAGCGCGCCGGCGCGTTCGGTATTGCGCCCGAGCGCCTGCTGTATTTCAGCGACTGGGTGGGCGGACGCTACTCGCTGTGGTCGCCCGTGAGCCTGTCCGCTGCAGGCGTGATCGGCTCGCACGCGTTCCGCGAACTGCTCGCCGGCGCGGCGGCGATGGACCGGCATTTCCAGCGCGCACCGCTGGAGGACAACCTGCCCGTGCTGTACGGCCTGATCGGGGCGTGGCACCGCAACATCTGCGGCCACGCGGCCTGGGGCGTCATGCCCTACGACCAGCGACTGCGCCTGCTGCCGGCATGGATGCAGCAGCTGGTGATGGAATCAAACGGCAAGTCCGTCACCCGTGACGGCAGGCCTGTGCCGCTGAAGACCGCGCCCGTGGTCTTCGGCGAGACCGGCACCGAGGCCCAGCATTCCGTCTTCCAGGCCATGCACCAGGGCGCCGACGTCGTGCCGCTGAATTTCATCGGCGTGATCCGCCCTGACCACGACGATCGCGAAGCGCAGAACGAACTGCTCGCCAACCTGTTCGCGCAGCTGAAAGCGCTGGCCGAGGGCCGCGACGCCGCCGCCACCCGAGCCGGCATCGGCGACATCGACGACGACCTGCTCGCGCAACGCACCTTCGCCGGTAACCGCCCCTCCGAGCTGATCCTGCTCGACCGGCTGGATCCAAAACGCCTGGGCATGCTGCTCGCGCTTTACGAGCACAAAGTGTTCGTCGAAAGCGTGCTGTGGAACATCAATGCCTTCGACCAGTGGGGTGTGGAACTGGGCAAAACGCTCGCCCCCGGCATCCAGTCCGCCCTGGCCGGCAAGGCCGATGCCCCCGCCGGCGTCGACGCGATCATCGACTACGTCGCCTCCGTCCGCACTCACGGGTAA
- a CDS encoding helicase HerA-like domain-containing protein, whose translation MSDIEPILLGKGADKRYLLPALGNRHGLVAGATGTGKTVTLQVLAEGFSRIGTPVFLADVKGDLSGLCKPISPHPKIDERLDIIGIPDYAAASWPVTFWDINGHWGHPIRATISEMGPLLLANLLELNDTQEGILNIAFRVADEQGLLLLDLEDLQQLLRFVGENRAELSLQYGNVSSSSVAAIQRRLLVLEDQGGAQFFGEPALELADLLVTGEDGRGQVNVLAANRLIQQPRMYSTVLLWLLSELFETLPEVGDPDHPVLVFFFDEAHLLFDHAPRALLEKIEQIVRLVRSKGVGVYFITQNPTDVPDTVLGQLGNRIQHALRAYTPRERRAVKVAAESFRQNPELDTETVITELGVGEGLVSTLDEDGVPSVVDRVLIRPPTSRIGPATEEERAKWMATSALGSKYGQRVNRESAAEMLKARAEKAAERAEAARAEEEAAKSTKASTKSKPKSSSRRGDSAMEAMFKSTARSFGTWLGKELSRGLMGVLKGR comes from the coding sequence ATGAGCGATATCGAACCCATCCTGCTTGGCAAGGGTGCCGACAAGCGCTACCTGCTGCCCGCGCTGGGCAACCGCCACGGCCTGGTCGCGGGCGCCACCGGCACCGGCAAGACCGTCACCCTGCAGGTGCTGGCCGAAGGCTTCTCGCGCATCGGCACACCGGTCTTCCTGGCCGACGTCAAGGGCGACCTGTCCGGCCTGTGCAAGCCCATTTCACCGCACCCCAAGATCGACGAACGGCTCGACATCATCGGCATCCCCGACTACGCGGCGGCCAGCTGGCCGGTGACCTTCTGGGACATCAACGGCCATTGGGGCCACCCCATCCGCGCGACCATCTCGGAGATGGGCCCGCTGCTGCTGGCCAACCTGCTGGAACTGAATGACACCCAGGAAGGCATCCTTAACATCGCCTTCCGCGTGGCCGACGAGCAGGGCCTGCTGTTGCTCGACCTGGAAGACCTGCAGCAGTTGCTGCGCTTCGTCGGCGAGAACCGCGCCGAGCTGTCGCTGCAGTACGGCAACGTCAGTTCCTCGTCCGTGGCCGCCATCCAGCGCCGGCTGCTGGTGCTCGAGGACCAGGGCGGCGCCCAATTCTTCGGCGAGCCCGCGCTGGAACTGGCCGACCTGCTGGTCACCGGTGAAGACGGCCGCGGCCAGGTCAATGTGCTGGCCGCCAACCGCCTGATCCAGCAGCCACGGATGTACTCGACGGTGCTGCTGTGGCTGCTGTCCGAGCTGTTCGAAACGCTGCCCGAGGTGGGCGACCCGGACCACCCCGTGCTGGTGTTCTTCTTCGACGAAGCTCACCTGCTGTTCGACCACGCGCCCAGGGCTTTGCTGGAGAAAATCGAACAGATCGTCCGCCTGGTCCGCTCCAAGGGCGTCGGCGTGTACTTCATCACCCAGAACCCCACCGACGTGCCGGACACCGTGCTCGGCCAGCTGGGCAACCGCATCCAGCACGCCCTGCGCGCCTATACCCCGCGCGAGCGCCGCGCGGTCAAGGTCGCCGCGGAGTCATTCCGCCAGAACCCGGAGCTGGACACCGAGACGGTCATCACCGAACTGGGCGTGGGCGAAGGCCTGGTGTCGACCCTGGACGAGGACGGCGTGCCCTCGGTGGTCGACCGTGTATTGATCCGCCCGCCCACCTCGCGCATCGGCCCCGCCACCGAGGAAGAGCGCGCCAAGTGGATGGCCACCAGCGCCCTGGGCAGCAAGTACGGCCAACGCGTCAACCGCGAGTCCGCCGCAGAAATGCTCAAGGCCCGCGCCGAGAAAGCCGCCGAGCGCGCCGAGGCCGCCCGCGCGGAAGAAGAAGCCGCCAAATCCACCAAGGCCTCCACGAAATCAAAACCGAAATCTTCATCCCGCCGCGGCGACTCGGCCATGGAAGCGATGTTCAAAAGCACTGCCCGCAGCTTCGGCACCTGGCTGGGCAAAGAGCTCTCCCGGGGGCTGATGGGGGTGCTGAAAGGCCGGTGA
- the leuS gene encoding leucine--tRNA ligase has protein sequence MSQSRSPASTNPDETQVDENRYDPGAIEARVQQQWRDDRAFEVTEDDSREKFYCLSMLPYPSGALHMGHVRNYTIGDVISRYQRMLGKNVLQPMGWDAFGLPAENAAIKNNTAPAKWTYANIDHMRGQLDRLGFAYDWNREFATCRPEYYRWEQLMFTRLMNKGMAYRKDAEVNWDPVDQTVLANEQVVDGRGWRSGAVVEKRSISQWFLKITDYAQELLDELDNLDGWPDSVKTMQRNWIGRSEGAEFGMTVCDADGEALPGGHEIRVYTTRPDTAFGMTYSVLAPEHPLVDVITSEAQAAEVAAFRERVAATSEIDRLAEDGQAEKRGVFTGAYVKNPFNGKAVPVYLADYVLMGYGTGAIMAVPGEDERDWAFAKAYDLPIIRTVQPPDDWDGGAYTGEGVAINSDWLDGLGMIEAKAKAIDWLEDQGLGTRKVNFRLRDWGVSRQRYWGCPIPVIYCDDCGALPVPEDQLPVELPEDVTFMGVQSPIKADPEWRKTTCPTCGGAAERETDTFDTFMESSWYYARYCCPGADAQLDERANYWLPVDQYIGGIEHAILHLMYFRFYHKLMRDAGLVSSDEPAKNLLCQGMVVAETFSMPGEDGHVNWVNPADVTLEKDDKGKVTGATLAATGESVEVGAVEKMSKSKNNGVDPQGLVDQYGADTVRLFSMFAAPPDQSLEWSESGVEGAFRFLKRLWNLVSAHVAEGPVEALDADRLDDGQREMRRLVHDAIAKVGDDVGRRHTFNTAIAAVMELSNHLARFDDRSAAGRAVSDEGWNAITRLLAPVTPHISQALWEALGQDGAVHEAGWPVADESARVKSAVELVVQVNGKLRARVSLAPGADQETAMAAAMAEDNVQRFTEDKTVRKVIHVPDRLLNIVVG, from the coding sequence ATGAGCCAGAGCCGTTCCCCAGCATCCACAAACCCAGACGAAACCCAGGTCGACGAAAACCGCTATGACCCCGGCGCCATCGAGGCGCGGGTGCAGCAGCAATGGCGCGATGACCGCGCCTTCGAAGTGACCGAGGACGACAGCCGCGAGAAGTTCTACTGCCTGTCCATGCTGCCGTACCCGTCGGGTGCGTTGCACATGGGCCACGTGCGCAACTACACCATTGGCGACGTGATCAGCCGCTACCAGCGCATGCTGGGCAAGAACGTGCTGCAGCCGATGGGCTGGGACGCCTTCGGGCTGCCGGCGGAGAACGCCGCCATCAAGAACAACACCGCGCCGGCGAAGTGGACCTACGCGAATATCGACCATATGCGCGGCCAGCTGGACCGGCTGGGATTCGCCTATGACTGGAACCGCGAGTTCGCCACCTGCCGTCCGGAGTACTACCGCTGGGAGCAGTTGATGTTCACGCGGTTGATGAATAAAGGCATGGCCTACCGCAAGGACGCCGAGGTCAACTGGGACCCGGTGGACCAGACCGTGCTGGCCAACGAACAGGTCGTCGACGGCCGCGGCTGGCGCTCCGGCGCGGTGGTGGAGAAGCGCTCCATCAGCCAATGGTTCCTGAAGATCACCGACTACGCCCAGGAACTGCTGGACGAGCTGGATAACCTGGACGGCTGGCCGGACTCGGTCAAGACCATGCAGCGCAACTGGATCGGCCGCTCCGAGGGCGCCGAGTTCGGCATGACCGTGTGCGATGCCGATGGCGAGGCGCTGCCCGGTGGCCATGAGATCCGCGTCTACACCACGCGGCCGGACACCGCCTTCGGCATGACTTACTCGGTGCTGGCACCGGAGCATCCGCTGGTGGACGTGATCACCAGCGAAGCGCAGGCCGCCGAGGTCGCCGCCTTCCGTGAACGCGTCGCGGCCACCTCCGAGATCGACCGACTGGCCGAGGACGGCCAGGCCGAGAAGCGCGGCGTGTTCACCGGCGCTTACGTGAAGAATCCGTTCAATGGCAAGGCCGTGCCGGTCTACCTGGCCGACTACGTCCTGATGGGCTACGGCACCGGCGCCATCATGGCCGTGCCGGGCGAGGACGAGCGCGACTGGGCGTTCGCCAAGGCCTACGACCTGCCCATCATCCGCACCGTGCAGCCCCCGGACGACTGGGACGGCGGCGCCTACACGGGCGAGGGCGTAGCCATCAACAGCGACTGGCTGGACGGCCTGGGCATGATTGAGGCCAAGGCCAAAGCCATCGACTGGCTCGAAGACCAGGGGCTCGGCACCCGCAAGGTGAACTTCCGCCTGCGCGACTGGGGCGTCAGCCGCCAGCGCTACTGGGGTTGCCCGATCCCGGTGATCTACTGCGACGACTGCGGCGCGCTGCCGGTGCCGGAAGACCAGCTGCCGGTGGAGTTGCCCGAGGACGTGACCTTCATGGGCGTGCAGTCGCCGATCAAGGCCGACCCGGAATGGCGCAAGACCACCTGCCCGACCTGCGGTGGCGCGGCCGAGCGCGAGACCGACACCTTCGACACGTTCATGGAGTCGAGCTGGTACTACGCGCGCTACTGCTGCCCCGGCGCCGACGCCCAGCTGGACGAGCGCGCCAACTACTGGCTGCCCGTGGACCAGTACATCGGCGGCATCGAGCACGCCATCCTGCACCTGATGTATTTCCGCTTCTATCACAAGCTGATGCGCGACGCCGGGCTGGTCAGCAGCGACGAGCCGGCGAAGAACCTGCTCTGCCAGGGCATGGTGGTGGCCGAGACCTTCTCCATGCCGGGCGAGGACGGCCACGTGAACTGGGTCAACCCGGCCGACGTGACGCTGGAAAAGGACGACAAGGGCAAGGTCACCGGCGCGACGCTGGCCGCCACCGGTGAATCGGTGGAAGTGGGCGCGGTCGAGAAGATGTCCAAGTCGAAAAACAACGGCGTCGACCCGCAGGGCCTGGTCGACCAGTACGGCGCCGACACGGTGCGCCTGTTCTCGATGTTTGCGGCCCCGCCGGACCAGTCACTGGAATGGTCGGAGTCGGGCGTTGAGGGCGCGTTCCGCTTCCTAAAGCGGCTCTGGAACCTGGTCAGCGCGCATGTCGCCGAAGGCCCGGTCGAAGCGCTGGATGCGGATCGCCTCGATGACGGCCAGCGCGAAATGCGCCGGCTGGTGCACGACGCCATCGCCAAGGTCGGCGACGATGTCGGCCGTCGGCATACCTTCAACACCGCGATCGCCGCGGTCATGGAGCTGAGCAACCACCTGGCCCGCTTCGACGACCGCTCGGCCGCGGGCAGGGCGGTCAGTGACGAGGGCTGGAACGCGATCACGCGCCTGCTGGCCCCGGTCACGCCGCATATCAGCCAGGCCCTGTGGGAAGCCCTGGGCCAGGACGGCGCCGTGCACGAGGCCGGCTGGCCGGTGGCGGACGAGTCCGCGCGGGTGAAGTCGGCAGTGGAACTGGTCGTGCAGGTGAACGGCAAGCTGCGCGCCCGTGTGTCCCTGGCGCCCGGTGCCGACCAGGAGACCGCGATGGCGGCGGCGATGGCCGAAGACAACGTGCAGCGGTTCACCGAGGACAAGACGGTGCGCAAGGTCATCCACGTGCCGGACCGCCTGCTCAACATCGTGGTGGGATGA
- a CDS encoding LPS-assembly lipoprotein LptE: MLILALALVLSACGFHFQGQAELPPEMAQTRIATPDPYSQFVRRLSILLEQNGAQVVTAPAGTAILEIPESNVRKDILSIGDTARVREYRIVHRVRFRLVDTDGNVLVPEQALERSRVISFDEQDILAATREEEYLREELADTLSRLVLRRLGTTRA; the protein is encoded by the coding sequence GTGCTGATACTGGCGCTGGCGCTGGTGCTGTCGGCCTGCGGTTTCCATTTCCAGGGCCAGGCCGAGTTGCCGCCGGAAATGGCGCAGACCCGTATCGCTACGCCGGACCCGTACAGCCAGTTCGTCCGCCGCCTGTCCATCCTGCTGGAGCAGAACGGTGCCCAGGTGGTCACCGCGCCCGCCGGCACCGCCATCCTCGAGATCCCCGAGTCCAATGTTCGCAAGGACATCCTGTCCATTGGCGACACGGCCCGCGTGCGTGAATACCGCATCGTGCATCGGGTGCGCTTCCGCCTGGTGGATACGGACGGCAACGTGCTGGTGCCCGAGCAGGCCCTGGAGCGCAGCCGCGTCATCAGCTTTGACGAGCAGGACATCCTGGCGGCCACGCGTGAAGAGGAATACCTGCGCGAGGAGCTGGCCGACACCCTTTCACGGCTGGTGTTGCGCCGCCTGGGCACGACCCGCGCCTGA
- the holA gene encoding DNA polymerase III subunit delta: protein MPVRLEQFDARLEQGLAPVYLLAGPEPLLVQECRDKVFAHAREQGFDERVTLHADRYFDWNELTAGGEPSLFARRRVIDLRIPTGKPGQEGGRTLSDWCEAPDPDNLLVVSCNEWDKGSRDSKWAKQFDSAGVRVDIWPVKAGELPGWIAGRMRHAGLNPDPGAIQVLAERLEGNLLAADQEIMKLALLKGDAPLGAEDVLEVVADSSRFDAFVLADSLVAGDLANALRVSLGLRRIGVPLPMVVGALAMKLGQVQAFADAVARGEPAGNVFRRLRIWQSQQGACSDAARRLGRDRLAEVMAMLSRIDRQAKGRGRGDPWHELDRLAIRMCA, encoded by the coding sequence ATGCCGGTCCGCCTCGAACAGTTTGACGCGCGACTGGAACAGGGCCTGGCGCCCGTCTACCTGCTGGCCGGCCCTGAGCCGCTGCTGGTCCAGGAGTGCCGCGACAAGGTCTTCGCCCACGCCCGCGAGCAGGGCTTTGACGAGCGCGTGACCCTGCATGCCGATCGCTATTTCGACTGGAATGAGCTGACCGCCGGTGGCGAGCCGTCGCTGTTTGCGCGCCGGCGCGTGATCGACCTGCGGATCCCCACCGGCAAACCCGGGCAGGAGGGCGGCCGCACCCTCAGCGACTGGTGCGAGGCGCCGGACCCGGACAACCTGCTGGTGGTCAGCTGCAACGAGTGGGACAAGGGCTCGCGGGACTCCAAGTGGGCGAAGCAGTTCGACAGCGCCGGCGTACGGGTCGATATCTGGCCGGTCAAGGCCGGCGAGTTACCCGGCTGGATCGCCGGGCGTATGCGCCATGCCGGGCTGAACCCCGACCCGGGGGCCATCCAGGTGCTGGCCGAGCGGCTGGAAGGCAACCTGCTGGCCGCCGACCAGGAAATCATGAAGCTGGCCCTGCTCAAGGGCGATGCACCGCTGGGCGCCGAAGACGTGCTGGAGGTGGTGGCCGACAGCTCCCGCTTTGATGCCTTCGTGCTGGCGGACAGCCTGGTGGCCGGTGACCTGGCCAACGCGCTGCGTGTCTCGCTTGGGCTACGGCGCATTGGCGTGCCGCTGCCGATGGTGGTGGGTGCGCTGGCGATGAAGCTGGGGCAGGTTCAGGCCTTCGCCGATGCCGTGGCCCGCGGCGAGCCGGCGGGTAATGTGTTCCGGCGACTACGAATCTGGCAGAGCCAACAGGGCGCCTGCAGCGATGCGGCGCGCCGCCTGGGACGAGACCGCCTGGCCGAGGTGATGGCCATGCTGTCGCGTATTGATCGCCAGGCCAAGGGCCGTGGCCGGGGTGACCCCTGGCATGAGCTCGACCGGCTGGCGATCCGGATGTGCGCGTGA
- the nadD gene encoding nicotinate-nucleotide adenylyltransferase, producing MKPAQQADSSLPIGLFGGTFDPVHRGHIQVALDASEALEIDDFRLLPAGDPPHRMGTHAPAADRVAMLELALRGYSGLSIDTREVDREGPSYMVDTLEELRQAHPDAPLVLVLGQDAANGLHRWHRWQRLPALAHLVVMTRPGERPMYGGQLGTALAHRETREIARLKDSTAGLLLHLDVSQMDVSSTEIRRRIAAGDPVVTLLPPGVLGYIEEHGLYRDVRAL from the coding sequence GTGAAGCCCGCGCAGCAGGCGGACAGCAGCCTGCCGATCGGCCTCTTTGGCGGCACCTTCGACCCGGTGCACCGTGGTCATATCCAGGTCGCCCTGGATGCCTCCGAAGCCCTGGAGATCGACGATTTCCGCCTGTTGCCCGCCGGCGATCCTCCACACCGCATGGGCACACACGCGCCGGCCGCCGACCGTGTCGCCATGCTGGAACTGGCGCTGCGTGGCTATTCCGGGCTCAGTATCGATACCCGGGAAGTTGATCGCGAAGGCCCCTCGTACATGGTCGACACGCTGGAAGAACTTCGTCAGGCTCATCCCGACGCGCCGCTGGTGCTGGTGCTGGGCCAGGACGCGGCCAACGGCCTGCACCGCTGGCACCGCTGGCAGCGCTTGCCGGCGCTGGCCCACCTGGTGGTCATGACCCGCCCGGGCGAGCGGCCCATGTATGGCGGCCAGCTGGGCACCGCGCTGGCGCACCGCGAGACCCGCGAAATCGCGCGCCTGAAAGACAGCACTGCCGGCCTGCTGCTGCACCTGGACGTGTCCCAGATGGACGTGTCGTCGACCGAAATCCGCCGTCGTATCGCCGCCGGTGACCCGGTGGTCACGCTGCTGCCGCCCGGCGTGCTGGGTTATATCGAGGAACACGGCCTGTACCGGGACGTCCGGGCGCTGTGA
- the rsfS gene encoding ribosome silencing factor produces MTQSTSHDALSAADLQRLVIDTLEEFKAQDIKVIDVTGVSPLTDQFVIASGTSTRHVRSMADKLVERAKANGIQPTGVEGQGEAQWVLVDLNDVIVHLMLPQTRAFYNLEKLWEVSAEHRDGARSA; encoded by the coding sequence TTGACTCAATCCACTTCGCACGACGCGTTATCCGCGGCCGACTTGCAACGGCTCGTTATCGACACCCTCGAAGAATTCAAGGCCCAGGACATCAAGGTGATTGATGTCACCGGCGTCAGCCCCCTGACCGACCAGTTCGTCATCGCTTCCGGCACATCCACACGGCATGTGCGCTCGATGGCGGACAAGCTGGTGGAGCGCGCCAAGGCCAACGGCATACAGCCGACCGGTGTCGAGGGCCAGGGCGAGGCGCAATGGGTCCTGGTGGACCTGAATGACGTCATCGTCCACCTGATGCTGCCGCAGACACGCGCGTTCTATAACCTCGAAAAACTCTGGGAAGTCAGCGCCGAGCATCGCGACGGCGCGCGCTCCGCCTAG
- the rlmH gene encoding 23S rRNA (pseudouridine(1915)-N(3))-methyltransferase RlmH, translating into MRLTVASVGQRMPGWVQAGWEEYARRMPPELSLELREITMVRRGRNADIERMRRDEGQALLAAMAPGARVVALDGRGKAWSTEQLAQRLEQWMGDGRHVGFLVGGPDGLHDDCLAAADDRWSLGPLTLPHPLVRVVLAEQLYRAWTITRNHPYHRA; encoded by the coding sequence GTGCGCCTGACCGTCGCCAGTGTCGGCCAGCGCATGCCGGGCTGGGTCCAGGCCGGCTGGGAAGAATACGCCCGCCGAATGCCGCCCGAGCTGTCGCTCGAGCTCCGTGAAATCACCATGGTCCGCCGCGGCCGCAACGCCGATATCGAGCGGATGCGCCGTGACGAGGGCCAGGCCCTGCTGGCCGCGATGGCGCCGGGCGCGCGCGTCGTGGCACTGGATGGCCGCGGCAAGGCCTGGTCAACCGAGCAACTGGCACAACGGCTGGAGCAGTGGATGGGCGATGGGCGCCACGTGGGTTTCCTGGTGGGCGGACCGGACGGCCTGCACGATGACTGCCTGGCGGCCGCGGATGACCGCTGGTCACTGGGGCCGCTGACCCTGCCGCATCCGCTGGTCCGCGTGGTGCTGGCCGAGCAGCTCTACCGGGCCTGGACGATCACCCGCAATCACCCCTATCACCGCGCCTGA